A window of the Acidobacteriota bacterium genome harbors these coding sequences:
- a CDS encoding Crp/Fnr family transcriptional regulator has product MSVVAAPNLLGEIALFRGLPEAELSKLGGLFHRRTLPAGATFITAEQPGEAVYVIADGAVKVFIDDPNGNEVILTILVGGEIVGEMSLLDCAGRSANVVTLEETVVYWMDRTSFGELLRTIPTIHFNLSRLLCDRLRVANARIQSLALQDVEGRVAHQLLTFADVYGKKLADGKILIPFRLTQSDLASLIGATRVRVNQVIATYKQRHFISVENYRITVHNRDALDRRSRCSTGNWNKPPERKESGISALMFNQTCSQFNSRDVVN; this is encoded by the coding sequence ATGTCCGTTGTCGCTGCCCCGAACTTGCTTGGCGAAATCGCGCTGTTTCGTGGATTGCCGGAAGCTGAACTGTCTAAATTAGGCGGCTTGTTCCATCGCCGCACGTTGCCAGCCGGGGCGACGTTTATCACCGCCGAACAACCTGGCGAAGCCGTGTACGTCATTGCCGACGGAGCGGTCAAAGTGTTCATTGACGATCCAAACGGCAACGAGGTGATTCTGACCATTTTGGTGGGTGGAGAAATCGTTGGCGAAATGAGTTTGCTGGATTGCGCTGGCCGTTCGGCAAATGTCGTCACTCTGGAAGAGACCGTCGTGTACTGGATGGATCGCACCAGCTTTGGCGAATTACTGCGGACAATACCAACCATTCATTTCAATCTTTCGCGGCTTCTGTGCGACCGCTTGCGAGTAGCCAATGCCCGCATTCAATCACTCGCCTTGCAGGATGTGGAAGGTCGCGTCGCACATCAGTTACTTACCTTTGCCGATGTTTATGGCAAGAAACTCGCCGATGGAAAAATCCTGATCCCTTTTCGATTAACCCAAAGTGACCTCGCCAGCTTGATCGGGGCGACTCGCGTCCGCGTCAATCAGGTTATCGCAACTTATAAACAGCGCCATTTCATTTCAGTGGAGAATTACCGAATCACCGTCCACAACCGCGATGCGCTTGACCGTCGCAGTAGATGCTCAACCGGGAATTGGAACAAACCGCCGGAACGGAAAGAGTCCGGAATCTCAGCTTTGATGTTCAACCAAACGTGTTCCCAATTTAACAGCAGGGATGTCGTCAATTGA
- a CDS encoding alkaline phosphatase family protein: MDGVPFETIAELKAEGHFSRFHSPARMVSTFPSLTNPAMVEILHHEDSPGYEDHFYDRERNRLLGTIQDRLQGQKFIAGTFRETFDYHAAAFKGALGYLAAPIGTATLSQIDLMEFRRAFEESDAPLFVGYIGETDSLAHLGGKEQLKTFLQTVDRTIEELIVDAEQHGGHLEVEMFSDHGNRYDSYKNVKLNDALAQAGFVTEKSITSERSVVLPKHGLVGASMMFTQPQNRARLAEVGAATTGVDFAAYLSEQGGADENTIELISRRGRARVRKDGERYKYEDAGGDPLKLTAIIEAMKNSGMMDASGFASEDDWFAATRDHDYVDPLRRLFDGFTKHVKTRADVIVSYEDGYLLGSPVLSYLAEMRATHGNLLRGETEGFAMSTRQELAPSVRGHELNRLFTLDQRTKVLSHFSGLGHCQLGPALARQLTGK; the protein is encoded by the coding sequence ATGGATGGAGTACCCTTTGAAACGATTGCTGAACTCAAGGCCGAAGGACACTTTTCGCGCTTTCATTCGCCAGCCCGAATGGTTTCGACATTCCCTTCGTTGACGAATCCGGCAATGGTGGAAATTCTGCATCACGAAGATTCGCCCGGCTACGAAGATCATTTTTACGATCGCGAGCGCAACCGGTTGCTCGGCACAATCCAGGATCGGTTGCAGGGGCAAAAGTTCATCGCCGGGACGTTCCGCGAAACATTCGATTATCACGCGGCTGCGTTCAAAGGCGCGCTTGGATATTTGGCGGCTCCGATTGGAACGGCGACGCTGTCGCAGATTGATTTGATGGAATTCCGGCGAGCCTTTGAGGAATCCGATGCGCCCCTGTTTGTCGGCTACATCGGCGAAACCGATTCGCTGGCGCATCTGGGAGGTAAAGAGCAGTTAAAAACTTTTCTGCAAACCGTGGATCGAACGATTGAAGAATTGATTGTGGACGCCGAACAACACGGTGGCCATCTGGAAGTCGAAATGTTCTCTGACCACGGCAATCGCTACGACAGCTACAAAAACGTGAAGCTGAACGATGCGCTGGCGCAGGCCGGATTTGTTACGGAAAAGAGCATTACCAGCGAACGCAGCGTTGTGTTGCCAAAGCATGGATTGGTTGGCGCTTCGATGATGTTCACGCAACCGCAAAACCGTGCGCGCCTCGCCGAAGTCGGCGCAGCCACGACGGGCGTAGATTTTGCCGCCTATCTTTCAGAACAAGGCGGGGCCGACGAAAACACGATTGAACTGATCAGCCGGCGTGGGCGCGCTCGCGTGCGAAAAGACGGCGAGCGGTACAAATACGAAGACGCAGGCGGCGATCCGCTGAAGCTGACGGCAATCATCGAGGCAATGAAAAACAGCGGAATGATGGACGCCAGCGGATTCGCTTCCGAAGACGACTGGTTCGCGGCGACGCGCGACCACGATTACGTTGACCCGTTGCGGCGGTTGTTCGACGGATTCACCAAACACGTCAAAACGCGAGCCGATGTGATTGTCAGTTACGAAGACGGCTACCTGCTCGGCAGCCCAGTGCTAAGTTATTTGGCCGAAATGCGGGCGACGCACGGCAACCTGTTGCGCGGAGAAACCGAAGGCTTCGCCATGTCCACGCGTCAGGAGCTTGCGCCTTCCGTTCGCGGGCATGAACTCAATCGGCTTTTCACGCTGGATCAACGAACCAAAGTCCTCAGCCATTTCAGCGGCCTGGGCCATTGCCAGCTTGGACCGGCTTTGGCCCGGCAACTCACCGGAAAATAA
- the hcp gene encoding type VI secretion system tube protein Hcp, translating into MKTLIHHFTATKLIVASAFFLFCFAGTGWAQSAEDDYKVRVDIIGVPGDGVGGSIESFQFNSNVTVDTGGATGAQAGRAKFSPIVITKSIDSASPKLQTICAGGQHLHQVQISFIRVNRQLRNGEQMFYRIVLEDVLVSSVTTRLPKQSDSKTGLTAGEPEEDVAFTYGRITWMYTLANGNTIREGWDLRANREM; encoded by the coding sequence ATGAAAACACTGATTCATCATTTCACCGCGACCAAACTGATTGTTGCTTCCGCCTTTTTTCTGTTTTGCTTTGCCGGGACAGGATGGGCGCAATCTGCAGAAGATGATTACAAAGTCCGCGTAGACATCATTGGAGTGCCTGGCGATGGCGTGGGCGGTTCCATCGAATCGTTTCAATTCAATTCCAACGTGACAGTGGATACGGGCGGAGCCACCGGCGCTCAGGCTGGCAGAGCCAAATTCTCGCCGATTGTGATCACCAAAAGCATTGATAGCGCATCGCCAAAATTGCAGACCATTTGTGCCGGCGGCCAACACTTACATCAAGTGCAGATCAGCTTTATCCGAGTCAACCGGCAACTAAGGAATGGCGAGCAAATGTTCTATCGCATTGTATTGGAAGACGTGCTGGTGAGTTCCGTGACCACGCGATTGCCAAAACAGAGCGATTCCAAAACCGGCCTGACTGCCGGTGAACCCGAGGAAGATGTTGCCTTCACCTATGGCCGAATCACCTGGATGTACACACTGGCCAATGGCAATACTATTCGGGAAGGCTGGGACCTAAGAGCCAATAGAGAAATGTAA
- a CDS encoding pre-peptidase C-terminal domain-containing protein, with the protein MTLPMPDGKFQRFRIEESPIMDAELAAQFPDTKTYQGYGIDVPTATMRFDWTPAGFHAMVLSGEGTVYVDPYAKGDADHYITYYKRDARREAEPFRCLVSKTNANLTSDEREMREAQLAANSVTGDTLRVYRLVVATTVEYTNFHGGTVASAMNNGVVPTINRVNAIYRRDLSIHFTLIGDTSNVIYTGDPGKDPYTNGNADKMAIENQNNLSYIVGIGDKFDIGHVFGTTGSGLTGVAYIGVCVANSHARGASCSSNPIGTFDVDEVAHEMGHQFGADHTFNGTAGSCGDGNRVGSTAFEPGSGSTIMAYAGICGSQDVQSNSDDYFHAKSIAQINSWPSCPFSQLPTGNHPPSVSAGADVVIPRLTPFTLNAVGSDPDGDVLSYCWEEYDKGPASGPDAGNAPDNDVDGKARPLFRSRPPVMEFPPAYPGSLPNTSRTFPRMADLLNGYFPWEALPTIDRTMKFRVTVRDNKTWGGGVNSDDVNVKVDAGSGPFKVVAPASGEVWTAGTPVTITWDVANTGAGSTVNCTRVNILLSTDGGFTFQLLKGSVANDGAETIWLDPNLIQSTTNNNRIKVEAAGNIFFDISDRFTILPWNCSSSAFPITIGDTLTGALSSNDCRSPIKGASFYADRYRFSASAGQKVVVSLKSSSFDTFLYLIGPNGAVIAQDDDSGDGTNSLIPGAGFLALPESGSYVIEVTSYAANAVGAYSLSLSTDCSSGFSITPTSMGFSGAGGTASVTVTGPAGCNWTANTSANWIRVGSGGRGKGVLTYTVSAFPSVTSSVRTATIGIAGRTHTVTQNSCNPLHCSP; encoded by the coding sequence ATGACATTGCCTATGCCGGACGGGAAGTTTCAAAGGTTTCGGATCGAGGAATCGCCGATTATGGATGCAGAGTTGGCGGCACAATTCCCGGATACCAAAACCTATCAAGGGTATGGGATTGATGTCCCCACGGCGACAATGCGATTTGACTGGACGCCAGCAGGATTTCACGCGATGGTTCTATCCGGAGAGGGCACGGTTTACGTGGATCCATACGCCAAAGGCGACGCCGATCATTACATCACCTATTACAAACGTGACGCCCGCAGAGAAGCCGAGCCATTTCGATGTTTGGTTTCCAAAACGAATGCGAATCTGACAAGCGATGAACGCGAAATGAGGGAGGCTCAACTGGCCGCAAACAGCGTGACCGGAGATACGCTCCGCGTGTATCGTCTTGTGGTAGCAACGACCGTCGAATACACCAATTTTCATGGGGGCACAGTCGCCAGCGCAATGAATAATGGGGTTGTGCCGACCATCAATCGTGTCAACGCGATTTATCGGCGTGACCTTTCCATTCACTTTACACTGATCGGCGACACCAGCAACGTGATCTATACCGGTGATCCAGGGAAAGACCCGTACACCAATGGCAACGCAGATAAAATGGCAATCGAAAATCAAAACAATCTCAGTTATATCGTTGGCATAGGAGATAAATTTGATATAGGGCATGTCTTCGGAACAACGGGCAGCGGACTTACGGGTGTGGCTTATATCGGCGTATGTGTAGCCAATTCCCATGCCAGGGGAGCGTCCTGTTCTAGCAATCCTATTGGGACCTTCGATGTGGATGAAGTCGCGCACGAGATGGGACATCAGTTTGGGGCTGATCACACGTTCAATGGTACGGCAGGAAGTTGCGGCGATGGAAATCGAGTTGGTTCCACGGCATTTGAACCTGGCAGTGGTTCTACCATTATGGCTTACGCAGGGATTTGCGGTAGCCAGGATGTACAATCAAATAGCGATGATTATTTTCACGCGAAAAGCATCGCCCAGATCAACAGTTGGCCAAGCTGCCCCTTCAGCCAGCTTCCCACAGGGAATCATCCTCCTTCCGTTTCTGCGGGTGCGGATGTCGTGATTCCCAGATTAACTCCGTTTACCCTGAATGCCGTTGGAAGCGACCCGGACGGCGATGTGTTGAGTTATTGTTGGGAAGAGTACGACAAAGGCCCAGCCTCAGGGCCTGACGCTGGTAACGCACCCGACAATGACGTTGACGGTAAAGCGCGCCCATTATTCCGCTCGCGTCCTCCAGTGATGGAATTTCCACCAGCTTATCCGGGGAGCCTGCCGAATACCTCTCGAACTTTTCCGCGTATGGCCGATCTGCTGAATGGATACTTTCCCTGGGAGGCTTTGCCCACGATTGACCGAACAATGAAGTTCCGGGTCACCGTGCGTGATAACAAAACCTGGGGCGGCGGTGTCAATTCGGATGATGTCAATGTCAAAGTGGACGCTGGCAGCGGTCCATTCAAAGTTGTCGCGCCAGCCAGTGGAGAAGTATGGACAGCCGGCACTCCTGTGACGATCACCTGGGACGTGGCGAACACTGGCGCAGGGTCTACGGTCAACTGCACTCGTGTGAATATCCTGCTTTCCACCGATGGGGGATTTACCTTTCAGTTACTGAAAGGTAGCGTGGCCAATGACGGTGCAGAAACAATTTGGCTTGACCCGAATCTTATTCAGTCAACCACCAACAACAATCGGATTAAGGTGGAAGCTGCCGGCAACATTTTCTTCGATATTTCCGACCGTTTTACGATTCTGCCCTGGAATTGCTCGTCGTCCGCTTTTCCTATCACTATTGGCGACACTTTGACCGGGGCTTTAAGCTCCAATGATTGCCGGTCGCCGATCAAGGGAGCCTCGTTCTATGCGGATCGTTACAGGTTTAGCGCGTCAGCCGGACAAAAGGTGGTTGTCTCGCTGAAGTCTTCAAGCTTCGACACCTTCTTGTATTTGATTGGCCCCAATGGAGCGGTTATTGCTCAGGATGATGATAGTGGCGATGGCACAAACTCGCTGATTCCAGGCGCTGGTTTTCTGGCTTTACCGGAAAGCGGGAGCTACGTGATTGAAGTTACATCCTACGCTGCGAATGCCGTCGGCGCTTATTCATTGAGTTTGAGCACGGATTGTTCCTCTGGCTTCTCCATTACGCCAACCAGCATGGGGTTCAGTGGAGCCGGTGGAACCGCCAGCGTGACTGTGACAGGGCCAGCCGGATGCAATTGGACGGCGAACACCAGTGCGAACTGGATTCGAGTCGGTAGTGGAGGCCGAGGCAAGGGAGTCCTTACTTACACTGTGTCAGCTTTCCCGAGTGTGACGTCGTCAGTCCGGACGGCAACGATCGGGATTGCAGGACGAACACATACGGTAACTCAAAATAGTTGCAATCCTCTTCATTGTTCTCCGTAG
- a CDS encoding sigma-54-dependent Fis family transcriptional regulator, whose product MSEAKILIVDDEEAARYGMARALKSYTVAEAGSVAEARTAIAKSRPDLMLLDINLPGTSGLDYLRELNANEDAPPVVMITAHGNERTAVEAIKAGAYDYLAKPFEVDELRLVVKNALEAAGLRQENQRLKAELKAARGVGDLLGTSDAMRRIYDLIQKVSATDVTVLIHGESGTGKELVARAIHEQSAQRSGSGRSGEFVAMNCAALPSELIESELFGHEKGAFTGAAAQRKGKFELANGGTIFLDEIGDMSLNTQAKLLRVLEERRVERLGGSTSIPVDVRVISATNHDLSKAVAEDKFRADLYYRLRVVQMDLPSLRERREDIPLLAESFLQTYAKRYGLNCTEISAEAMKRLVAFDWPGNVRELRNAIERSVVLADGKSLKAEDLPAEIVAKPEVAKAAVVFERTASGIAGNPASTESDALQIPFLDDFREARREFERAYIERCLIETGGNVTRAAEKVGMHRQSLQQKLKDLGLTRRYVLSDSDDE is encoded by the coding sequence ATGTCTGAAGCAAAAATTTTGATCGTTGATGACGAAGAAGCCGCGCGGTACGGAATGGCGCGCGCGCTGAAAAGCTATACCGTCGCCGAAGCCGGAAGCGTCGCCGAAGCGCGAACCGCGATTGCCAAATCCAGACCGGACTTGATGTTGCTCGACATCAATTTACCGGGCACAAGCGGCCTGGATTATTTACGCGAACTGAACGCGAACGAAGACGCTCCGCCGGTGGTGATGATTACAGCGCACGGCAACGAACGCACCGCCGTCGAAGCCATCAAAGCCGGCGCGTACGATTATCTGGCCAAACCCTTTGAAGTGGACGAGTTGCGGCTGGTCGTCAAAAACGCTTTGGAAGCCGCCGGACTGCGGCAGGAAAATCAGCGGCTAAAAGCGGAATTGAAAGCGGCGCGCGGCGTTGGCGACTTACTGGGAACCAGCGATGCCATGCGGCGCATTTACGATTTGATCCAGAAAGTTTCAGCGACGGATGTCACCGTGTTAATTCACGGCGAATCGGGAACTGGCAAAGAGCTTGTCGCTCGCGCCATTCACGAACAATCCGCGCAGCGTTCAGGAAGTGGGCGTAGCGGGGAATTCGTGGCCATGAACTGTGCCGCGTTGCCTTCGGAATTGATCGAATCCGAGCTCTTCGGCCACGAAAAAGGCGCGTTCACTGGCGCCGCCGCGCAGCGCAAAGGCAAGTTTGAACTTGCCAACGGTGGCACGATTTTTCTGGATGAAATCGGCGATATGAGTTTGAACACGCAGGCTAAACTACTGCGCGTGCTGGAAGAGCGGCGCGTTGAACGGCTCGGCGGTTCGACTTCGATTCCGGTGGATGTTCGCGTCATCAGCGCCACCAATCACGACTTGTCGAAAGCCGTCGCTGAAGATAAATTTCGCGCCGATCTGTATTACCGCTTGCGCGTGGTGCAGATGGATTTGCCGTCTTTGCGCGAACGCCGCGAAGACATTCCGCTGCTGGCCGAAAGCTTTCTGCAAACTTACGCCAAACGCTACGGATTGAACTGCACGGAAATCAGCGCCGAGGCGATGAAGCGGTTGGTGGCGTTTGATTGGCCCGGCAACGTCCGCGAACTGCGCAACGCCATCGAACGCAGCGTCGTGCTGGCCGACGGCAAATCATTGAAAGCCGAAGATTTGCCAGCCGAAATCGTTGCCAAACCCGAAGTCGCCAAAGCCGCCGTCGTGTTTGAACGCACGGCATCCGGCATTGCGGGCAACCCAGCCAGCACGGAATCCGACGCGCTGCAAATTCCGTTTCTCGACGATTTTCGCGAAGCCCGCCGCGAATTCGAGCGCGCCTACATCGAACGTTGCCTGATTGAAACCGGCGGCAACGTCACGCGCGCCGCCGAAAAAGTCGGCATGCATCGCCAAAGCCTCCAACAAAAACTGAAAGACCTGGGCCTCACACGCCGTTACGTGCTGTCAGATTCCGATGACGAGTGA